In a genomic window of Strongyloides ratti genome assembly S_ratti_ED321, scaffold srae_chrx_scaffold0000006:
- a CDS encoding JmjC domain-containing protein, with translation MSRITRSNTYHIQKNEITIRGYELLNFSNAKTSENFLRPDMYKIINENEELDMNYFREETCNVPVLFLCSRLKLGIQCSEINYENFEIIESNLPRNFMCSVIIDNKPGTKEMVLSEVLENMKIEYSKRKHIYNCLSLNYTFMALEDVFTCPNFVIEMNLAINNWPDVLKIAQICCDKDKEIIFPMTWNYCTVSTKGLYTNFHIDFGNNSVWISVISGKKTWWYIPSAKYIIAAFEQYLKDSCSSKDFFGFCAANCCKITLTARQSFFLLAGWIHAVYTNKDTLMVGGNFLTSAALETHLQIVESEQRQKAEVAYTYVYFKKLMWYTVADIVYNVTGLEYINYKVLKITNMLKCVSVIFFINKMKKKLNLVKRYLKNKNIKNELINGSYFKKNTSNHVTYETAVKHNNISKWTFKKAKSHKSLLDFIKKHRKLMDKNLPVGIINCDQMIKDFERIIIFAFKEIFKLNGESVYPSTIS, from the exons atgtcaaGAATTACAAGAAGTAATACTTAtcatattcaaaaaaatgaaattactATTCGTGGatatgaattattaaatttttctaatgcAAAGACGAGCGAAAATTTTTTGAGACCAGATATGTACAagataataaatgaaaatgaag aattGGATATGAACTATTTTCGAGAAGAAACATGTAATGTTCCTGTTTTATTTTTGTGCTCAAGATTGAAATTAGGAATCCAGTGCAGTGAAATAAATTAcgaaaattttgaaataattgaAAGCAACCTTCCAAGAAATTTTATGTGCTCAGTTATAATTGACAACAAACCAGGGACAAAAGAAATGGTTTTATCAGAAGTATTggaaaatatgaaaattgaatatagtaaaagaaagcatatttataattgtctttctttaaattatacttttatggCTTTAGAAGATGTTTTCACATGTCCAAATTTTGTAATTGAAATGAATTTGGCAATCAACAATTGGCCTGACGTTTTGAAAATTGCGCAAATTTGTTGCGATaaagataaagaaataatatttccaATGACATGGAACTATTGTACGGTGTCTACGAAAGGATTATACACAAATTTTCATATTGATTTTGGAAATAACAGCGTCTGGATCAGCGTTATATCTGGAAAAAAAACTTGGTGGTATATACCGTCAGCAAAATACATTATTGCTGCTTTtgaacaatatttaaaagattcaTGTTCAAGTAAAGATTTTTTTGGTTTTTGTGCTGCGAATTGCtgtaaaattactttaactGCGAGacaatctttttttcttctagCAGGTTGGATACATGCTGtttatacaaataaagaTACACTTATGGTTGGAGGAAATTTTCTTACTAGTGCTGCGTTAGAAACACATTTACAAATTGTTGAATCAGAACAACGACAGAAAGCTGAAGTAGCATATACATAtgtatactttaaaaaacttATGTGGTATACAGTTGCAGACATTGTATATAATGTTACTGGATtagaatatattaattataaagttttaaaaataacaaatatgttaaaatgtGTCAGcgtgattttttttatcaacaaaatgaaaaaaaaattaaatcttGTAAAGCGTTATttgaagaataaaaatattaaaaatgagtTAATAAATGgatcatattttaaaaagaatactTCAAATCACGTAACTTATGAAACTGCTGtaaaacataataatattagcAAGTGGACATTTAAAAAAGCAAAAAGCCACAAAAGCCTTcttgattttattaaaaaacatagAAAATTAATGGACAAAAATCTTCCAGTTGGAATTATAAATTGTGatcaaatgataaaagatttcgaaagaataataatttttgcttttaaagaaatttttaaattaaatggtGAAAGCGTATATCCTTCCACAATTTCATAG
- a CDS encoding DSH, C-terminal domain and P-loop containing nucleoside triphosphate hydrolase domain-containing protein, with protein MLTCNKVQAIPQREIVAEQGQYYFEEDQDDKNIKVLFTTETLAVGLNSPVKFMQIAVKAGRRGIDEKGYVIIMTNAKLNVAALKNILTLKSSVPMNSQLSVTYNFVFDKCGFSNYKEFLENSFKNYQKNSFYANTAIFKKRKEVFKELNFINENNELTKKGMIAANISYVEGSMILAELIESNNLLNKRIDAIAATFSLFVCSKSTSKEKSQKASESISAVWKIQKKINEIEKKIDFSKKEMLEVKIYGEMYEKVQDLVNGKTIFDTIESSEIYALILLKVIKDIKKLFEEIIKSWIKDTKRP; from the exons ATGCTAACTTGTAATAAAGTGCAAGCTATCCCTCAGAGAGAGATAGTAGCTGAACAAGGGCAGTATTATTTTGAAGAAGATCAAGAtgataaaaacattaaagtCCTCTTTACAACAGAAACTCTTGCTGTAGGACTCAATTCTCCAGT TAAATTTATGCAAATAGCTGTAAAAGCTGGAAGACGAGGAATTGATGAAAAAGGATATGTCATTATTATGACAAATGCAAAATTGAATGTTGCTGcgcttaaaaatatattaacacTTAAATCTTCAGTACCAATGAACTCGCAATTAAGTGTcacatataattttgttttcgATAAGTGTGGATTTTCAAATTACAAAGAATTCCttgaaaattcttttaaaaactatCAAAAAAATAGCTTTTATGCAAACACTgctattttcaaaaaaagaaaagaagtttttaaagaacttaatttcattaatgaaaataatgaattaacaaaaaaaggAATGATTGCTGCGAATATATCCTATGTTGAAGGATCGATGATACTTGCTGAATTAATTGAAAGCAATAACTTACTTAATAAAAGGATTGATGCAATTGCTGCAACATTCTCTTTATTTGTTTGTTCAAAAAGTACatcaaaagaaaaatctCAAAAAGCTAGTGAATCAATTAGTGCTGTGTGGAAaatccaaaaaaaaataaatgaaattgaaaaaaaaatagatttttcaaaaaagGAAATGTTGGAAGTCAAAATTTATGGTGAAATGTATGAAAAAGTTCAAGACCTGGTTAATggaaaaacaatttttgatACTATTGAATCTTCAGAAATTTACGctttaatattactaaaaGTCATCAAggacattaaaaaattgtttgaagaaattataaaatcatGGATTAAAGATACCAAACGaccataa
- a CDS encoding Reverse transcriptase domain-containing protein, producing MDVISKSLNKLPELKLGLDLEKTAIDELIVKLNNKLGNPPMNDTLQQQQPVIQNDDENLDNRRRLSKVNHLSFVDDVKMFANCKEDFKRMKDTFVKVGTEMGLKINLSKCGVIPSILETVSDITDVEQLNTAYKYIGLPEKRQRIDLKYLKETLSNKIIGKIAKIFQSCLSTGQKIKLCNISIVHVIQYIVMHAAGSVSMRKIIALCKILDKCIVKVLSGSIKDNEVINLRQPTQTLARLYLKPENGGLGLINLAEAAKKSIITYDLNMLLDPIHKKVKCYFLKQSIDKKMSLISLFHTLMKQTKITYTIEPNSLLVNEICFINVKEAKKAIEQSINERFQIDMFEKWTKHMDYAKLYKQERLKTFWLCKTPLSDKDFNLIASAQQESLPGFSRFIAAIEKTSIRCPMCTDSPTSSHLIEGCKSKNAEILYRQRHDQVVRLTANYFIKNSRRKHLTINQLNELNENQDIDNSWCLSVDRPQLVEVNGSDYGFMDKNNKDRVRSTQFVHNRTDIVVINRTKRQVLVIEIAVSNPHLLEMQKSIKKTRYTVNGTVEVGSDNYNQVTNDMNISLSSKKQATRQAAPEACNEERCDGLSSSKEVAGRPCRTTRRAVSRTGELLGEILKNQDFTST from the exons ATGGACGTAATAAGCAAGTCGCTGAATAAACTTCCAGAACTAAAGTTAGGTTTAGATTTAGAAAAAACAGCTATAGATGAgttaattgttaaattaaacaataaacTCGGCAATCCCCCAATGAATGACACATTGCAACAACAGCAACCAGTCATACAGAATGATGATGAAAACCTAGATAATCGCAGAAGACTATCTAAAGTTAATCATCTATCATTTGTGGATGATGTTAAAATGTTTGCTAATTGCAAAGAAGACTTCAAAAGGATGAAAGACACTTTTGTAAAGGTCGGCACTGAGATgggtttaaaaataaatctatcAAAGTGTGGTGTCATACCTAGCATACTTGAAACTGTTTCAGACATCACAGATGTAGAACAGTTAAACACAGCTTACAAATACATTGGATTACCAGAAAAAAGACAAAGAATAGATTTGAAATACTTGAAAGAAACCTTGTCGAATAAGATAATAGGTAAAATAGCTAAAATCTTCCAATCATGTCTTTCTACTGgtcaaaaaataaagttgtGTAACATCAGTATAGTACACGTAATTCAATATATAGTGATGCATGCAGCAGGTAGTGTAAGTATGCGAAAAATAATCGCGCTTTGCAAGATCCTAGACAAATGTATTGTAAAAGTACTGTCTGGATCTATTAAGGATAACGAAGTAATTAACCTAAGACAACCCACTCAAACTTTAGCTAGATTATATCTAAAGCCTGAAAACGGTGGGTTGGGATTGATAAATTTAGCAGAAGCTGCAAAAAAATCAATCATCACTTACGATTTAAATATGTTACTCGATCCTATCCATAAGAAAGTTAAGTGCTATTTCTTAAAACAATCTATAGACAAAAAAATGTCATTAATCAGTTTATTCCATACACTAATGAAACAAACTAAGATAACATATACAATAGAACCTAACAGTCTATTAGTAAATGAAATTTGTTTCATTAACGTCAAAGAGGCCAAAAAAGCCATTGAACAAAGTATAAATGAAAGATTTCAAATAGATATGTTTGAGAAATGGACTAAGCATATGGATTATGCAAAGCTATACAAGCAAGAAAGATTGAAGACTTTTTGGTTGTGCAAAACACCACTAAGTGATAAAGACTTCAATCTAATTGCTTCAGCACAGCAAGAATCTTTACCAGGATTTTCTCGTTTTATAGCAGCAATAGAAAAAACTAGTATAAGATGTCCTATGTGTACCGATTCGCCCACCTCGAGCCACTTGATAGAAGGTTGTAAGTCAAAGAATGCAGAAATTCTATATAGACAGAGACATGACCAAGTAGTAAGATTAACTGCAAACTACTTTATCAAGAACTCAAGGAGGAAACATTTAACCATCAATCAGTTGAATGAGTTAAATGAGAATCAAGACATAGATAATAGCTGGTGCTTGAGTGTAGACAGACCTCAATTAGTTGAAGTTAATGGTAGTGATTACGGCTTTATGGATAAGAATAATAAAGATCGCGTTAGGTCAACACAATTCGTTCATAATAGAACAGACATCGTTGTTATTAACAGAACTAAAAGACAAGTCTTAGTTATCGAAATTGCGGTATCAAACCCGCATTTGTTGGAAATGCAAAAAAGTATAAAGAAGACAAGATACACAGTCAATGGCACAGTGGAAGTAGGTTCTGATAACTACAACCAAGTGACTAATGACATGAATATT TCACTTAGCTCGAAAAAGCAAGCTACCAGACAGGCCGCACCAGAGGCATGCAATGAAGAGCGGTGTGATGGCCTAAGCAGCAGTAAAGAAGTTGCAGGGAGACCGTGCCGAACTACAAGAAGAGCAGTAAGTAGGACAGGCGAGTTATTAGGAGAAATTC
- a CDS encoding Reverse transcriptase domain-containing protein, which yields MKTVLQAGMAKKVPVKKEETVKFFKKLLAYRETLPQSAIDKFKLKYSRPFKTPGPNKVHSAAFKRFDSLASLLLEKVKATNQCAAFKGIPETLHATMVNYSILKQNPKATSVLYVDMKKAFDSVFHSVMRKTVGALNLPASITKYIQGMLGSRGFTISNVDKTKSMKDNRVNVKRGIMQGCALAPCLFVIGMDIISYQINKESMLPIGHEEGETVADTPDSKHIKKMSETAMTNHISFVDDMKIFAMDNATIKRFKVIFESVALQLGFYVNAKKCGVLYNNKLDNVMLENISKLTDCYKYLGIPKLGRSICVETLEKSLEKKILGSVCQVFKTKLNIGQKIKWFNSSIAPAIGYAVAHALPAVKQGILPSLCKRLDKLVIKILAGNITDSEQIEVRQ from the exons ATGAAAACTGTACTGCAAGCTGGAATGGCTAAAAAAGTTCCGGTTAAAAAGGAAGAGACAGTTAAGTTCTTTAAGAAATTATTAGCCTATAGAGAAACACTTCCACAGTCTGCTATCGATAA GTTTAAACTCAAGTACAGCCGACCGTTTAAAACGCCTGGACCAAACAAAGTCCATTCCGCAGCTTTCAAAAGATTTGATTCTCTTGCTAGTTTACTATTGGAAAAGGTAAAAG CCACAAATCAGTGTGCAGCGTTCAAGGGAATACCTGAAACACTACACGCTACGATGGTAAATTACTCTATCTTGAAACAGAACCCAAAAGCTACCAGCGTATTGTATGTAGATATGAAAAAAGCTTTTGATTCAGTATTCCACTCAGTCATGAGGAAAACTGTGGGAGCATTGAATCTACCAGCTAGTATCACAAAATACATCCAAGGTATGCTAGGGTCAAGAGGTTTTACCATATCCAATGTGGATAAGACAAAAAGCATGAAAGACAATAGGGTAAACGTAAAGAGGGGAATCATGCAAGGTTGTGCATTAGCACCCTGTCTATTCGTCATTGGTATGGATATAATTAGCTACCAGATAAATAAAGAGTCTATGTTACCAATAG GACATGAGGAAGGAGAAACGGTTGCTGATACTCCTGACTCTAAACACATAAAAAAGATGTCAGAAACAGCTATGACCAATCACATATCTTTCGTTGACGACATGAAAATCTTTGCTATGGATAATGCAACAATCAAAAGATTCAAAGTCATTTTTGAATCTGTTGCCCTTCAGCTTGGTTTCTACGTAAACGCAAAGAAATGTGGAGTCCTATACAACAATAAGTTAGATAACGTAATGTTAGAAAACATTAGTAAATTGACAGACTGCTACAAATACTTAGGTATACCTAAGTTAGGTAGAAGCATATGTGTAGAAACGCTAGAAAAGAGTTTGGAAAAGAAAATACTAGGCAGTGTATGCCAAGTGTTTAAAACCAAATTAAATATAggtcaaaaaataaaatggttTAACTCGTCAATAGCACCTGCAATCGGGTATGCAGTAGCACATGCTTTACCAGCGGTCAAGCAAGGAATACTACCTAGCTTGTGTAAAAGACTAGACAAGCTAGTGATAAAGATCCTTGCAGGTAATATAACTGACAGTGAACAAATAGAAGTAAGGCAATAG
- a CDS encoding Superkiller viralicidic activity 2-like 2, with translation MANSRMIAEDDKFSHEVITHTGSGKTVAAIYAIHLALKNGSKVIYTGSIKSLLNQKFKEFEELFPNKVELLTADSVRNPQSLILVMVTEIFNKMILEFNHTIENVSYIIYDEAHFMGDLKRGNIWEKSLICCPKNINILLLSATIENSKEITAWITTIKSKSCHLIKTKKRFVPLEFYVFSCDESLLYTVKDVNEKIYNAAFDKIQKEKSYGTSIKKKYF, from the exons ATGGCTAATTCAAGAATGATTGCTGAAGACGACAAATTTAGTCATGAA gttATTA CACACACAGGATCAGGAAAAACTGTTGCTGCAATTTATGCTATTCATTTAGCATTAAAAAATGGATCAAAAGTGATTTATACTGGTTCAATTAAATCTCTCTTGAATCAAAAATTCAAAGAATTTGAAGAACTTTTTccaaat aaggTTGAATTGTTGACTGCGGATAGCGTAAGAAACCCACAAAGTCTAATTTTGGTAATGGTAACagaaattttcaataaaatgattttggAATTTAATCACACAATCGAAAATGtttcttatattatttatgacGAAGCACATTTCATGGGTGATTTGAAAAGAGGAAATATTTGGGAGAAAAGTTTAATATGCTGtccaaaaaatataaatattttgctTTTAAGTGCTACAATTGAAAATTCAAAAGAAATTACTGCGTGGATTACAACAATTAAGAGCAAATCTTGTCAtcttataaaaacaaaaaaaagatttgttCCTTTAgaattttatgttttttcgTGTGATGAATCACTTTTGTATACTGTTAAAGATGtcaatgaaaaaatttataatgcTGCATTTGACAAGattcaaaaagaaaaatcttATGGTacttctattaaaaaaaaatatttctaa